Part of the Pseudoxanthomonas sp. Root65 genome is shown below.
GAACTTCGGTCCGCAGCATCCGGCTGCGCACGGCGTGCTGCGCCTGATCCTGGAGATGGACGGCGAGACCATCGTGCGCGCCGATCCCCATGTGGGCCTGCTGCACCGTGGCACCGAGAAGCTGGCCGAGTCCAAGCCGTTCAACCAGTCGATCGGCTACATGGACCGCCTCGACTACGTGTCGATGATGTGCAACGAGCACGCCTACGTGCGCGCCATCGAGACCCTGATGGGCATCGAGGCGCCCGAGCGTGCGCAGTACATCCGCACGATGTTCGACGAGATCACCCGCATCCTGAACCACCTGATGTGGGTCGGTTCCAATGCGCTCGATCTCGGCGCCATGGCGGTCATGCTGTACGCCTTCCGCGAGCGCGAAGAGCTGATGGACTGCTACGAGGCCGTCAGCGGTGCGCGCATGCACGCGACCTATTACCGCCCGGGCGGCGTGTACCGCGACCTGCCGGACCGCATGCCGAAGTACAAGGAATCGCCCTGGCGCAAGGGCAAGGCACTCAAGCAGTTCAACCAGGCGCGCGAAGGCTCGCTGCTGGACTTCCTGGAAGACTTCACCAACGAGTTCCCCAAGCGCGTCGACGAATACGAGACGCTGCTGACCGACAACCGCATCTGGAAGCAGCGCACCGTCGGTATCGGCGTGGTCTCGCCCGAACAGGCGCGTGCGCTGGGCATGACCGGCGCGATGCTGCGCGGTTCCGGCATCGCTTGGGACCTGCGCAAGAAGCAGCCGTACGCCAAGTACGACGTCGTCGATTTCGATATCCCGGTGGGCGTCAACGGCGACTGCTACGACCGTTACCTGGTCCGCGTGGCCGAGATGCGCCAGTCCAACCGCATCATCCAGCAGTGCGTGAAGTGGCTGAAGGCCAACCCCGGCCCGGTCATGGTGCAGAACTTCAAGGTCGCGCCGCCCTCCCGCGAGGAGATGAAGGACGACATGGAAGCGCTGATCCATCACTTCAAGCTGTTCAGCGAAGGCTACTGCGTGCCGGCCGGCGAGACCTACGCCGCGGTCGAAGCGCCGAAGGGCGAGTTCGGCTGCTACCTGGTGTCCGACGGCGCCAACAAGCCCTTCCGCGTGAAGTTGCGCGCACCGGGTTTCGCGCACCTGTCCTCGATGGACGAGATCGTGCGCGGCCACATGCTCCCCGACGTCGTCGCGATGATCGGTACTTATGACCTTGTCTTTGGTGAGGTGGACCGATGAGGGCCACGGGTAATTTCGAAGCGGCGCAGAACGTCGATCCGCTGGTGGCGTTGAGCGACAAGACGCGCGCGCACATCGATCATTGGCTGACCAAGTTCCCGCCGGACCGCAAGCGCTCGGCGGTGCTGCAGGGCCTGCACGCCGCGCAGGAGCAGAACGACGGCTGGCTGACCG
Proteins encoded:
- a CDS encoding NADH-quinone oxidoreductase subunit D, producing MSNPQSGVAFASNPAEGKQEIRNYTLNFGPQHPAAHGVLRLILEMDGETIVRADPHVGLLHRGTEKLAESKPFNQSIGYMDRLDYVSMMCNEHAYVRAIETLMGIEAPERAQYIRTMFDEITRILNHLMWVGSNALDLGAMAVMLYAFREREELMDCYEAVSGARMHATYYRPGGVYRDLPDRMPKYKESPWRKGKALKQFNQAREGSLLDFLEDFTNEFPKRVDEYETLLTDNRIWKQRTVGIGVVSPEQARALGMTGAMLRGSGIAWDLRKKQPYAKYDVVDFDIPVGVNGDCYDRYLVRVAEMRQSNRIIQQCVKWLKANPGPVMVQNFKVAPPSREEMKDDMEALIHHFKLFSEGYCVPAGETYAAVEAPKGEFGCYLVSDGANKPFRVKLRAPGFAHLSSMDEIVRGHMLPDVVAMIGTYDLVFGEVDR